A single window of Acidimicrobiales bacterium DNA harbors:
- the aceB gene encoding malate synthase A, with protein sequence MSGLDGIQISEHPRRDEIFTPEATAFVTDLVRTFRDRRIDLLRNRRIRQEKFDGGLRPDFLPETAEIRSGTWTVAPPPKDLLDRRVEITGPPERKMMINALNSGARVFMADFEDSSSPTWDNMLEGQVNVRDAIRRDLSLRRGGKSYTLNDETATLVIRTRGWHLPEGHLQIDGRPAAASLVDFGLAFFHNAREALDQGTGPYFYLPKLENHHEARLWNDVFCHAQDALGVPRGSVKATVLIETITAAFEMDEILYELREHSTGLNAGRWDYIFSVGKKFNSDPAFVLPDRADVTMTVPFMRAYTELMVATCHKRGAHAIGGMAAFIPNRRDPEVTARALTKVKEDKRREANDGCDGTWVAHPDLVTVAEIEFNAILGQGLNQVDRLRPDVVVSGDDLLSVDLTGGSVTLDGLTTNVYVGLRYLASWLSGSGAAAINNLMEDAATAEISRSQVWQWIRHGSLLEDDTPVTADLVRTVIDTQMGVIADELGSEAFADLPFDDARRVFEQVTLASEFVEFLTLPAYELLG encoded by the coding sequence ATGTCCGGCTTGGACGGCATCCAGATCAGCGAACATCCGAGGCGCGACGAGATCTTCACCCCGGAAGCCACGGCCTTCGTGACCGACCTGGTCCGCACCTTCCGCGACCGGCGCATCGACCTGCTCAGGAACCGACGCATCCGGCAGGAGAAGTTCGACGGCGGCCTTCGCCCGGACTTCCTGCCCGAGACCGCCGAGATCCGCTCGGGCACGTGGACGGTCGCTCCGCCGCCCAAGGACCTGCTGGACCGCAGGGTCGAGATCACCGGTCCTCCGGAGCGCAAGATGATGATCAACGCGCTGAACTCGGGAGCCCGCGTGTTCATGGCCGACTTCGAGGACTCCAGCTCTCCCACCTGGGACAACATGCTGGAGGGCCAGGTCAACGTGCGGGACGCCATCCGGCGTGACCTCAGCCTTCGTCGCGGCGGCAAGAGCTACACCCTGAACGACGAGACGGCCACCCTGGTCATCCGGACCCGCGGCTGGCATCTCCCGGAGGGGCACCTCCAGATCGACGGCCGACCGGCCGCAGCCAGCCTCGTGGACTTCGGCCTCGCCTTCTTCCACAACGCCAGGGAGGCCCTCGACCAGGGCACCGGCCCGTACTTCTACCTCCCGAAGCTGGAGAACCACCACGAGGCCCGCCTCTGGAACGACGTCTTCTGCCACGCCCAGGACGCCCTCGGAGTTCCCCGCGGTTCGGTCAAGGCCACCGTGCTCATCGAGACCATCACCGCCGCCTTCGAGATGGACGAGATCCTCTACGAGCTCCGCGAGCACTCGACCGGCCTCAACGCCGGTCGTTGGGACTACATCTTCAGCGTCGGCAAGAAGTTCAACTCTGATCCCGCCTTCGTCCTCCCCGACCGGGCCGACGTCACCATGACAGTGCCGTTCATGCGTGCCTACACCGAGCTCATGGTGGCCACCTGCCACAAGCGGGGCGCCCACGCCATCGGCGGCATGGCGGCCTTCATCCCCAACCGCCGCGATCCCGAGGTCACCGCCCGGGCACTCACGAAGGTCAAGGAGGACAAGCGGCGCGAGGCCAACGACGGCTGTGACGGCACCTGGGTGGCCCACCCCGACCTGGTGACCGTCGCCGAGATCGAGTTCAACGCCATCCTCGGCCAGGGCCTCAACCAGGTCGACCGCCTCCGCCCGGACGTCGTGGTGTCCGGCGACGACCTCCTCTCAGTCGACCTCACCGGCGGCTCTGTCACCCTCGACGGCCTCACCACAAACGTCTACGTCGGCCTCCGCTACCTGGCCTCCTGGCTCTCCGGCAGCGGTGCGGCTGCCATCAACAACCTCATGGAGGACGCCGCCACGGCCGAGATCAGCAGGTCGCAGGTCTGGCAGTGGATCCGTCACGGCAGCCTCCTGGAGGACGACACCCCGGTCACCGCCGACCTGGTCCGCACGGTGATCGACACCCAGATGGGCGTCATAGCCGATGAACTCGGCAGCGAGGCATTCGCCGACCTGCCGTTCGACGATGCCAGACGGGTCTTCGAGCAGGTGACCCTTGCCTCGGAGTTCGTCGAGTTCCTCACCCTGCCCGCATATGAACTCCTCGGCTGA
- the arfB gene encoding aminoacyl-tRNA hydrolase, with product MPRADDRDLYAGPGCRVPAAEVTWRFGPSGGPGGQHANRAHTRVEAELDLRIAGGIDDDIRGRLVARLGPRLRVVVDRHRSQVRNRERALEELERRIREALVEQRSRRPTRPRRGAVERRLEAKRRRGARKAERRRDWD from the coding sequence ATGCCACGGGCAGACGACCGCGACCTGTACGCCGGTCCCGGCTGCAGGGTGCCGGCGGCCGAGGTCACGTGGCGGTTCGGTCCATCTGGTGGTCCGGGAGGACAGCACGCCAATCGCGCCCACACCCGGGTCGAGGCCGAACTCGACCTACGGATCGCAGGCGGCATCGACGATGACATCCGCGGTCGTCTGGTGGCCCGGCTCGGGCCGAGGTTGCGCGTGGTGGTCGACCGGCACCGCTCTCAGGTCCGCAACCGTGAGCGGGCCCTCGAAGAGCTTGAGCGACGGATTCGGGAGGCGCTCGTGGAGCAGCGGTCCCGGCGTCCCACCCGTCCCCGTAGGGGTGCGGTCGAGCGCCGCCTGGAGGCCAAGCGCCGGAGGGGAGCCCGGAAGGCCGAGCGGAGGCGGGACTGGGATTAG
- a CDS encoding N-acetylmuramoyl-L-alanine amidase, whose product MLKAPRPTRLLLEVVAIVLVVVTSGVGVATALAGAVLGPDEVILPILDELPDGTIVSSTCGNPIVYDDGRPFGPVDVVLDPGHGGPESGAVGANGLTERDLNLMVAFHTQLALEDLGYTVALTRRRDTHMPIRQRAAIANALTPLAFVSIHHNGGATRRSDTPGTETFHQVDDPESTRLAGILFEEIQSAFSPYWVPWVRTVHQGVSTRLREPRAETYGILRMTPDLTSVITEGLYLSNPPEAQLLALPQIQELEGRVIAAGIHRFLTTQDPGSGFKPEFFDPHTTGTGTARGCVDSEITPPAGISTGFTAKEHEDLVATARQLGKSTDWLLRFGVHTLEFLSELPGAAAITPLAAADRPDAYGPVAETVAWNQAEQAVLVRMADAYGITRTQVQKLGAVLMVFLAGLEDQPVTQNDPAATQDDATAVPDDAD is encoded by the coding sequence GTGCTCAAGGCTCCCCGACCCACCCGTCTCCTCCTGGAAGTGGTAGCCATCGTCCTGGTGGTGGTCACGTCGGGAGTCGGTGTGGCGACCGCCCTGGCCGGTGCCGTCCTGGGCCCCGACGAGGTGATCCTGCCGATCCTGGATGAGCTTCCGGACGGGACGATCGTCAGCTCGACGTGTGGTAACCCGATCGTCTACGACGACGGAAGGCCGTTCGGCCCCGTCGACGTGGTGCTCGACCCGGGGCACGGCGGACCGGAGTCCGGAGCCGTTGGTGCCAACGGCCTGACCGAGCGGGACCTCAACCTCATGGTGGCCTTCCACACCCAACTCGCCCTCGAGGACCTCGGTTACACGGTGGCGCTGACCCGCCGCCGTGACACACACATGCCGATCCGCCAGCGGGCCGCCATTGCCAACGCCCTGACTCCCCTGGCGTTTGTCTCGATCCACCACAACGGCGGGGCGACGCGACGGTCCGACACACCGGGCACCGAGACCTTCCACCAAGTCGACGACCCTGAGTCGACCCGCCTGGCCGGCATCCTGTTCGAGGAGATCCAGTCGGCCTTCTCGCCGTACTGGGTCCCGTGGGTGCGCACGGTCCACCAGGGCGTCTCCACCCGCCTCCGGGAGCCCCGTGCCGAGACCTACGGAATTCTCCGGATGACGCCCGACCTGACGTCCGTGATCACAGAAGGTCTGTACCTCTCCAACCCGCCGGAGGCCCAACTCCTGGCCCTGCCGCAGATCCAGGAGTTGGAGGGTCGGGTGATCGCCGCGGGCATCCACCGCTTCCTGACAACGCAGGATCCGGGATCGGGCTTCAAGCCCGAGTTCTTCGACCCGCACACGACCGGAACGGGAACCGCACGGGGATGCGTGGACTCCGAGATCACCCCACCGGCTGGTATCTCCACGGGGTTCACGGCCAAGGAGCACGAGGACCTGGTGGCAACGGCCCGACAACTCGGGAAGTCCACCGACTGGTTGCTGCGCTTCGGTGTCCACACTCTGGAGTTCCTGAGCGAGTTGCCGGGCGCCGCTGCGATCACCCCGCTCGCCGCCGCTGACAGGCCCGACGCCTACGGACCGGTCGCCGAGACCGTGGCCTGGAACCAGGCCGAACAGGCTGTCCTGGTCCGGATGGCCGACGCCTACGGGATCACCCGGACCCAGGTCCAGAAGCTTGGGGCCGTCCTGATGGTGTTCCTGGCAGGCCTGGAGGACCAGCCGGTGACCCAGAACGACCCGGCCGCTACCCAGGACGACGCAACAGCGGTCCCCGACGACGCCGACTAA
- a CDS encoding LLM class flavin-dependent oxidoreductase: MDFNHFLSSYMPDPAYGGQRLFADMVEQATTAERLGYRGVTIPEHHLINLLLTPSPLQMAVKLSCETDRMELVTSVAALPLRDMRVFAGEVIQADILTDGRLILGVGRGAFAYEMARMGSSIEESRAKFDESLDVLIALMTTEEVSWNGDFYQFEPLTVMPRPMTQPMPKLMVAVMNPPGIAAYTRRGFNIQTTPLAGRPDLFRAQIAAHKEAKAEMGEAGRPLRIMMSRIIYCARDVADARHKVEMAYEYYSRFDNLFTGPGIVRNGVIQPLPRQQTIEELEENLIICPPDEMVERLGEYRDTGIDEVILSSNLGQPQGEHLEAMERFATEVKPHLEQRAAAA, translated from the coding sequence GTGGACTTCAACCACTTCCTCTCCAGCTACATGCCCGATCCGGCGTACGGCGGTCAGCGCCTGTTCGCGGACATGGTCGAGCAGGCGACGACCGCCGAGCGCCTCGGCTACCGCGGGGTGACCATCCCCGAACACCACCTCATCAACCTGCTGCTCACGCCGTCACCACTCCAGATGGCGGTCAAGCTGTCATGTGAGACCGACCGCATGGAGCTGGTCACCTCGGTGGCCGCCCTGCCACTGCGTGACATGAGGGTGTTCGCCGGCGAGGTGATCCAGGCCGACATCCTCACCGACGGGCGACTCATCCTGGGCGTCGGACGGGGTGCCTTCGCCTACGAGATGGCACGCATGGGCTCGTCGATCGAGGAGTCCCGGGCGAAGTTCGACGAGAGCCTCGACGTGCTCATAGCCCTGATGACCACCGAGGAGGTCTCCTGGAACGGCGATTTCTACCAGTTCGAGCCCCTCACCGTCATGCCGCGTCCCATGACGCAGCCCATGCCGAAGCTCATGGTGGCGGTCATGAATCCTCCCGGGATCGCCGCCTACACCAGGCGTGGCTTCAACATCCAGACCACGCCGCTGGCCGGCCGGCCTGACCTGTTCCGTGCCCAGATCGCCGCCCACAAGGAGGCGAAGGCGGAGATGGGCGAGGCCGGTCGCCCTCTTCGGATCATGATGTCACGGATCATCTACTGCGCCAGAGACGTCGCCGACGCCCGCCACAAGGTGGAGATGGCCTACGAGTACTACAGCCGCTTCGACAACCTGTTCACCGGCCCAGGCATCGTGCGAAACGGGGTCATCCAGCCCCTCCCCCGCCAGCAGACGATCGAAGAACTCGAGGAGAACCTCATCATCTGCCCGCCCGACGAGATGGTGGAGCGCCTGGGCGAGTACCGGGACACCGGTATCGACGAGGTGATCCTGAGCTCCAACCTGGGCCAGCCCCAGGGCGAGCATCTCGAAGCCATGGAACGCTTCGCCACCGAGGTCAAGCCCCACCTCGAACAACGCGCCGCAGCGGCCTGA
- a CDS encoding methyltransferase domain-containing protein, with protein sequence RVVNELRALGKDETGPLLVDELTAFDQLHYHGTEAVDEAIRATNIDEGSSVLEIGSGLGGPARYLASVTGAEVTALELQEDHHLMASTLTERCGLDDRVKHLCGDFLTHHWDGAQFQAIVSWLALYHIPQRDVLLERCRSLLEDGGFVYAEDLCERRPFDDLEREELATDLFVNYLPSRDQYRQDLIDAGFKPILFEDMSDDWAVFTRDRLNSYLEHRDRHLRVHGEEVFETMCAFYDTMVRLFSGGKLGGLRVVARRI encoded by the coding sequence ACAGGGTGGTGAACGAGCTTCGTGCACTCGGGAAGGACGAAACCGGGCCGCTGCTTGTCGACGAGTTGACCGCCTTCGATCAACTGCACTACCACGGCACCGAAGCAGTGGATGAAGCGATCAGGGCGACGAACATCGACGAGGGGAGTTCGGTTCTGGAGATCGGTTCAGGGCTCGGGGGGCCGGCCAGGTACCTGGCGTCGGTAACGGGAGCCGAGGTGACCGCGCTGGAGCTTCAGGAAGACCACCATCTCATGGCATCGACTCTCACGGAGCGGTGCGGCCTCGACGACAGGGTGAAGCACCTGTGTGGTGACTTTCTGACCCATCACTGGGATGGTGCGCAGTTCCAGGCCATCGTCAGTTGGCTGGCGCTGTACCACATCCCCCAGCGGGACGTCCTCCTCGAGCGGTGCCGATCGTTGCTCGAGGACGGAGGCTTCGTCTACGCCGAGGACCTCTGTGAACGCAGGCCCTTCGATGACCTCGAAAGGGAGGAGCTCGCGACAGACCTCTTCGTCAACTATCTGCCGAGCCGGGATCAGTACCGCCAGGATCTCATCGATGCTGGCTTCAAGCCGATCCTGTTCGAGGACATGTCAGACGATTGGGCCGTTTTCACCCGTGATCGCCTGAACTCGTACCTCGAGCACAGGGACCGACATCTGCGGGTTCACGGCGAAGAGGTGTTCGAGACCATGTGCGCCTTCTACGACACGATGGTGCGCCTCTTCTCGGGAGGAAAGTTGGGCGGTCTCAGGGTGGTGGCGCGCAGGATCTGA
- the aceA gene encoding isocitrate lyase — protein MRNTFDDQVAVLEKDWAENPRWEGVRRDYSAADVVRLRGSVLPECSIARHGAEVLWQKMHEMDYVHALGAMTGGQAIQYVKGGLPALYLSGWQVAGDANLAGQVYPDQSLYPANSVPSVVERLNNALRRADQIEWSENKGVMLRDWMVPIVADAEAGFGGALNVYELMKRMLRAGAAGVHFEDQLASEKKCGHMGGKVLIPTQQHIRTLTAARLAADVLGVPSVVIARTDALSATLITTDVDDRDKPFLTGERTTEGFFNTRPGMATPIARALAYAPYCDLIWCETGTPDLDQAQEFADAVHAEFPGKMLAYNCSPSFNWKAALDDETIAKFQRELGKMGYKFQFITLAGWHALNASAFDLARGYTESDMTAYVALQQAEFGMEDDGYTATRHQREVGAGYFDDIATVISGGTASTLALEGSTEEEQF, from the coding sequence ATGCGTAACACCTTCGACGACCAGGTCGCAGTCCTGGAGAAGGACTGGGCCGAGAACCCCCGCTGGGAGGGCGTCCGGCGCGACTACAGCGCTGCCGACGTCGTCCGGCTGCGGGGATCGGTCCTCCCCGAGTGTTCCATTGCCCGCCACGGTGCCGAGGTGCTCTGGCAGAAGATGCACGAGATGGACTACGTCCACGCCCTCGGAGCCATGACCGGCGGGCAGGCCATCCAGTACGTCAAGGGTGGCCTACCCGCCCTGTACCTCTCCGGCTGGCAGGTTGCCGGTGACGCCAACCTGGCCGGTCAGGTGTACCCGGACCAGAGCCTCTACCCGGCCAACTCGGTCCCGTCCGTCGTGGAGCGCCTCAACAACGCCCTGCGCCGGGCCGACCAGATCGAGTGGTCGGAGAACAAGGGCGTGATGCTGAGGGACTGGATGGTCCCGATTGTGGCCGACGCCGAGGCCGGCTTCGGTGGCGCTCTGAACGTCTACGAACTCATGAAGCGGATGCTGCGGGCCGGCGCCGCCGGCGTGCACTTCGAGGACCAGCTGGCCTCGGAGAAGAAGTGCGGCCACATGGGCGGAAAAGTGCTCATCCCGACCCAGCAGCACATCCGTACCCTGACCGCCGCCCGCCTGGCCGCCGACGTGCTCGGCGTGCCGTCGGTGGTGATCGCCCGGACCGACGCCCTGAGTGCCACGCTGATCACCACCGACGTGGACGACCGAGACAAGCCGTTCCTGACCGGCGAACGCACCACGGAGGGCTTCTTCAACACCCGGCCGGGCATGGCCACCCCCATCGCCCGGGCCCTGGCGTACGCCCCCTACTGCGACCTCATCTGGTGCGAGACCGGCACGCCGGACCTGGACCAGGCCCAGGAGTTCGCCGACGCGGTGCACGCAGAGTTCCCCGGCAAGATGCTGGCCTACAACTGCTCACCGTCGTTCAACTGGAAGGCGGCCCTGGACGACGAGACCATCGCCAAGTTCCAGAGGGAACTCGGGAAGATGGGCTACAAGTTCCAGTTCATCACCCTGGCCGGCTGGCACGCCCTGAACGCCTCGGCCTTCGACCTGGCCCGCGGCTACACGGAGTCGGACATGACGGCCTACGTGGCCCTGCAGCAGGCCGAGTTCGGCATGGAGGACGACGGCTACACGGCCACCCGACACCAGCGCGAGGTCGGCGCCGGCTACTTCGACGACATCGCCACGGTCATCTCCGGCGGTACGGCCTCGACGCTGGCCCTGGAGGGCTCCACCGAGGAGGAGCAATTCTAG
- a CDS encoding NAD(P)/FAD-dependent oxidoreductase, whose translation MTRPAMGRDAQAQTTGRRELSFAVIGAGMSGILSTIKLREHGYSNVTIYEKADGLGGTWRENTYPGVACDVPSALYSYSFAPNAEWTHRFSSGAEILTYLEGVAASNAVPGSVRFGEEVVRCDFVDGRWHLETSLGAHDVVDVVIAATGVLHHPYIPDIDGLDSFAGRTVHTARWDETVPIDGQRVGIVGTGSSAIQMVAAVADRVALLHLFQRTAQWVMPQENPAYTDGERQAFRDDPTVMHALHEDISEMFANGFSNAVVDAESEGMRMIEAACLANLEDSVTNAELRERLRPDYRAACKRLVVSPDFYRAIQHPNAELVTDAIECVEPEGVRTANGRVHALDVLVLATGFRVDRFMRPMEVVGPTGARLSEIWADRPTAYKSISIPGIPNFFMLNGPNGPIGNFSLIEVAELQFAFILKLLERLRSGGCARISATAEATEAFEATRVEAAKGTVWATGCRSWYLDDRGVPAAWPWTFQRFREVMAEPDIGDFDLKG comes from the coding sequence GTGACCAGACCTGCCATGGGCCGTGACGCGCAGGCACAGACCACGGGCCGGCGGGAACTCAGCTTCGCCGTGATCGGTGCCGGCATGTCGGGAATCCTGTCGACGATAAAGCTCCGGGAGCACGGCTACAGCAACGTCACCATCTACGAGAAGGCCGACGGCCTCGGTGGCACATGGCGGGAGAACACCTACCCGGGCGTGGCGTGCGACGTGCCATCGGCGCTCTACAGCTACTCCTTCGCCCCCAACGCCGAGTGGACCCACCGGTTCTCGTCGGGAGCGGAGATCCTCACGTACCTCGAAGGGGTCGCTGCGTCCAATGCCGTTCCGGGGTCCGTCCGCTTCGGCGAAGAGGTGGTCCGCTGCGACTTCGTGGATGGCCGGTGGCACCTCGAGACCTCGCTGGGCGCCCACGACGTCGTAGACGTGGTGATAGCCGCCACCGGGGTGCTCCACCACCCCTACATCCCCGACATCGACGGTCTCGACTCCTTCGCCGGCCGGACCGTCCACACCGCCCGCTGGGACGAGACGGTTCCCATCGACGGGCAGCGGGTAGGCATCGTCGGTACCGGCTCGTCGGCCATTCAGATGGTGGCAGCCGTCGCCGACCGCGTAGCGCTGCTGCACCTCTTCCAACGGACGGCCCAGTGGGTGATGCCCCAGGAGAACCCTGCCTACACCGACGGGGAGCGCCAGGCCTTCAGGGACGACCCGACGGTGATGCACGCACTCCACGAGGACATCTCCGAGATGTTCGCCAACGGCTTCTCCAATGCCGTCGTGGACGCCGAGTCCGAGGGGATGCGCATGATCGAGGCCGCCTGCCTGGCCAACCTCGAGGACAGCGTGACCAATGCGGAGCTCCGCGAGCGGCTTCGCCCCGACTACCGGGCGGCATGCAAGCGGCTCGTCGTCTCCCCCGACTTCTACAGGGCAATCCAGCATCCGAATGCCGAGTTGGTCACCGACGCCATCGAGTGCGTCGAACCGGAGGGGGTTCGCACGGCCAACGGTCGAGTCCACGCCCTGGACGTGCTAGTCCTGGCCACCGGGTTCCGGGTCGACCGGTTCATGCGCCCCATGGAGGTGGTGGGCCCCACGGGCGCACGGCTGTCCGAGATCTGGGCGGACCGCCCGACGGCCTACAAGTCGATCTCGATTCCAGGCATCCCCAACTTCTTCATGCTCAACGGACCCAACGGTCCCATCGGCAACTTCTCGCTCATCGAGGTGGCCGAGCTCCAGTTCGCCTTCATCCTGAAGCTGCTGGAACGGCTCCGCTCAGGCGGGTGCGCCCGGATCAGCGCCACTGCCGAGGCCACCGAGGCGTTCGAGGCCACACGTGTGGAGGCGGCGAAGGGAACGGTCTGGGCGACAGGTTGCAGGAGCTGGTACCTGGACGACCGTGGGGTGCCAGCGGCATGGCCGTGGACGTTCCAGAGGTTCCGTGAGGTCATGGCCGAGCCGGACATCGGCGACTTCGATCTGAAAGGCTGA
- a CDS encoding alpha/beta fold hydrolase has translation MTAIDVSYTVSGEGPPLYMVHGIGSRRVTWDGLLPGLEEHFTCVRYDLRGHGKSPVPDVPYSLDDLVDDLEALRVRLAHDRIHVIGHSLGGQIGPAYARAHPEHTASVVLLSTAAGRTADDSARVNGVVARMRVDGVEPVLGTLLDRWYTDDFIEARPDAIRNRIEQVLGTPEDVFLSVFDVYAGAEMAPWLHEISCPCLVMTGEFDGGCNPRLNRFIAGELPDAELVILDDLKHSILVEAPDRVLGPVRDFLIRHRDA, from the coding sequence ATGACCGCCATAGACGTCTCTTACACCGTCTCCGGCGAGGGTCCGCCCCTCTACATGGTCCACGGGATCGGATCCCGTCGGGTCACGTGGGACGGGCTGCTTCCCGGCCTCGAGGAGCACTTCACCTGCGTCCGCTACGACCTTCGCGGACACGGCAAGAGCCCCGTCCCTGACGTGCCATATTCGCTGGACGACCTGGTGGACGACCTCGAGGCACTGCGGGTCCGGCTGGCCCACGACCGCATTCACGTGATCGGCCATTCGCTGGGCGGGCAGATCGGCCCCGCCTACGCCAGGGCACATCCGGAACACACCGCCAGCGTGGTGCTGCTCAGCACGGCGGCAGGCCGCACCGCCGACGACAGCGCCAGGGTCAATGGCGTCGTGGCCAGAATGCGGGTCGATGGGGTCGAACCGGTGCTCGGCACCCTGCTTGACCGCTGGTACACCGACGACTTCATAGAGGCGCGGCCCGACGCCATCCGCAACCGGATCGAGCAGGTGCTCGGCACGCCCGAGGATGTGTTCCTGAGCGTCTTCGACGTGTACGCCGGGGCCGAGATGGCTCCATGGCTGCACGAGATCTCATGCCCGTGCCTCGTGATGACAGGAGAGTTCGACGGAGGCTGTAATCCCAGGCTGAACCGCTTCATCGCGGGCGAGCTACCCGACGCCGAGTTGGTGATCCTCGACGACCTGAAGCACTCGATCCTGGTCGAGGCGCCCGACCGGGTCCTCGGACCGGTCAGGGACTTCCTGATCCGCCACCGCGACGCCTGA
- a CDS encoding helix-turn-helix domain-containing protein codes for MRRSAGLTLAGLGERIGRPASYLSQVENGRIEPKLGVLGDLAAALGCGTVDLLDPTPPSRRAELEIQLARAQAGPWRSTLELPELRAGARLDDDVLEALVGLYRALPDVEVSRSGLASLEAGDRARIANIALRTEMRSRDNYFAEIEAEASAGLKAAGYTGEGPPTERHMADLAAHYGFTVERVKGMPRTARSVTDTRRRVIYIAQRDDLTVRAARSVILQTLGHFALEHAETTDFEGYLRQRIESNYFAAAVLVPEAAAVDFLVAARDDRDLSIEDLKERYYVSYEMATHRFTNLATVRLGVPVHFIRTDPEGTITKAYENDGIEFPADADGGLEGARLGRHWGARQAWDGSDLLHYQLTTTDRGEFWCVTYIENATERTPYAVTLGCRAADAGLFRGGGTLRRVSGRSEDDRVEPEILRRWDGVAWPSASERSFILTALPSASREFTPFPGIDLLDVYRFLDRQA; via the coding sequence ATGCGACGTTCTGCCGGGCTGACGCTGGCCGGCCTGGGAGAGCGGATCGGCCGGCCGGCGTCCTACCTCTCCCAGGTCGAGAACGGACGGATCGAACCCAAGCTGGGCGTGCTGGGCGACCTGGCGGCGGCCCTCGGCTGCGGCACCGTCGACCTCCTGGACCCCACGCCGCCGAGCCGACGAGCCGAGCTGGAGATCCAGTTGGCGCGGGCCCAGGCGGGGCCGTGGCGTAGCACCCTGGAGCTGCCGGAGCTTCGTGCCGGTGCCCGACTCGACGACGACGTGCTGGAGGCGCTCGTCGGTCTCTATAGGGCGCTCCCCGACGTGGAGGTGAGCCGTTCCGGCCTGGCGAGCCTCGAGGCCGGCGATCGTGCCCGGATTGCCAACATCGCCCTGCGCACCGAGATGCGTAGCCGGGACAACTACTTCGCCGAGATAGAAGCCGAGGCGTCCGCTGGCCTGAAGGCGGCCGGCTACACCGGCGAGGGGCCACCCACCGAGAGGCACATGGCCGACCTGGCCGCCCACTACGGGTTCACGGTCGAGCGGGTGAAGGGCATGCCGCGGACGGCCCGGTCCGTGACCGACACCCGCCGGCGGGTGATCTACATCGCCCAGCGCGACGATCTCACCGTGCGTGCCGCCCGATCGGTGATCCTCCAGACGCTCGGGCACTTCGCCCTCGAGCACGCCGAGACCACCGACTTCGAGGGGTACCTACGCCAGAGGATCGAATCCAACTACTTCGCGGCCGCCGTGCTGGTGCCCGAGGCCGCGGCGGTGGACTTCCTGGTCGCCGCCAGGGACGACCGGGACCTCTCCATCGAGGACCTCAAGGAGCGGTACTACGTCTCCTACGAGATGGCCACCCACCGGTTCACGAACCTGGCCACCGTCCGACTGGGCGTCCCGGTGCACTTCATCCGGACAGATCCCGAGGGCACGATCACCAAGGCGTACGAGAACGACGGCATCGAGTTCCCTGCCGACGCCGACGGCGGCCTGGAGGGTGCGCGCCTGGGTCGACACTGGGGAGCGCGCCAGGCCTGGGACGGATCCGATCTCCTCCACTACCAGCTCACTACCACCGACCGGGGGGAGTTCTGGTGTGTGACCTACATCGAGAACGCAACCGAGCGCACCCCCTATGCCGTGACGCTGGGGTGCAGGGCGGCCGACGCCGGCCTGTTCAGGGGAGGCGGGACCCTCCGCCGGGTCAGCGGCCGAAGCGAGGACGATCGGGTCGAGCCGGAGATCCTGCGTCGCTGGGACGGCGTGGCCTGGCCCTCGGCGTCAGAGAGGAGCTTCATCCTGACGGCGCTGCCGTCGGCCAGTCGGGAGTTCACGCCCTTCCCGGGTATCGACCTGCTCGACGTATACCGGTTCCTCGACCGCCAGGCCTGA